The following proteins are co-located in the Trichomycterus rosablanca isolate fTriRos1 chromosome 14, fTriRos1.hap1, whole genome shotgun sequence genome:
- the klhl5 gene encoding kelch-like protein 5 isoform X2, with the protein MSAPRKDFDVKQMLRIRWRWFGNAPCPPSASPPLEDLFGTTGDLQHHHHHHQQQQQQHAILGSSSATVSGACSNSSSSGSGPVSSCIPDNRKPVPSACPPPRSSSQQQCSSPARTPIRSPAHSRSASDVTREENAEPGAARHGKSNGNVVICASVGARGEDEQNNNTSAVIAESESSSCSRASNSSVTLSSCVSMEPCVPDELFQSHSHAEHTFQRMETYLRTRKLCDVVLVVGDRKIPAHRLVLSSVSDYFAAMFTSDVREAKQEEVKMEGVDPDALWVLVQYAYTGRMELREDTIEALLSAACLLQLSAVVQACCSYLMKQLHPSNCLGIRSFADAQGCQDLHKVAHNYTMEHFLGVMKNQEFLLLPACEVEKLLVSDDMNVPDEETVVSALLSWVRYDPVNRQSQLSSLLEHIRLPLIKPQFLADMEANPLLRDSVECQRLVMEAMKYHLLPERRSLLQSPRTRPRKATVGTLFAVGGMDATKGATSMEQYCVRRDAWRQVGVLSGRRLQFGVAVIDQRLYVVGGRDGLKTLNTVECYNPRSNSWSVMPPMATHRHGLGVAVLEGPMYAVGGHDGWSYLSTVERWDPQARQWSFVASMATPRSTVGVAVLNGKLFAVGGRDGSSCLKSVECFDPHTNKWSACAPMAKRRGGVGVATWNDYLYAIGGHDAPASSLASRLSDCVERYDPKTDTWTAVAPVSVSRDAVGVCLLGDRLYAVGGYDGQVYLNTVEAYDPQTNEWTQVAPLCLGRAGACVVSVKL; encoded by the exons ATGTCGGCCCCGAGGAAGGACTTCGATGTGAAGCAGATGTTGCGGATCCGGTGGCGCTGGTTCGGTAACGCGCCCTGCCCGCCTTCGGCTTCTCCACCTCTGGAAGATCTGTTCGGTACCACCGGAGACCTCCAgcaccatcatcaccaccaccagcagcagcagcagcagcatgcGATCCTGGGCTCGAGCTCCGCCACGGTGAGCGGCGCGTGCAGCAATAGCAGCAGCAGCGGCAGCGGACCCGTCTCCTCGTGCATCCCTGATAACAGAAAGCCGGTGCCCTCCGCGTGCCCTCCTCCACGCTCCTCGAGCCAGCAGCAGTGCTCGAGCCCCGCGCGCACACCGATCAGGTCTCCCGCACACTCGCGCTCCGCCTCGGACGTGACGCGCGAGGAGAACGCGGAGCCCGGCGCCGCGAGACACGGCAAGAGTAACGGGAACGTGGTCATATGCGCGAGCGTCGGAGCGCGCGGCGAGGACGAACAGAACAACAACACGAGCGCCGTTATCGCGGAGTCCGAGAGCAGCTCGTGCAGCAG ggcATCGAACAGCAGCGTGACTTTGTCCTCATGCGTGTCCATGGAGCCTTGTGTGCCTGATGAACTGTTCCAGTCGCACAGTCACGCAGAACACACCTTCCAGCGCATGGAGACCTACCTCAGGACGCGCAAGCTGTGTGAcgtggtgttggtggtgggtGATCGCAAAATACCTGCACACAG GCTGGTCTTGTCCTCCGTGTCGGATTACTTCGCAGCCATGTTCACCAGCGATGTCCGCGAGGCCAAGCAAGAGGAGGTGAAAATGGAGGGAGTCGACCCAGATGCATTGTGGGTCCTGGTACAGTACGCATACACTG gaaggATGGAGTTGAGGGAGGACACGATCGAGGCTCTGCTGTCGGCCGCGTGTTTGCTGCAGCTCTCGGCCGTGGTTCAGGCCTGCTGTAGTTACCTGATGAAGCAGCTGCACCCTTCCAACTGCCTGGGTATCCGCTCATTCGCCGACGCTCAGGGCTGCCAGGACCTGCACAAAGTGGCTCACAACTACACCATG GAGCATTTTCTGGGTGTGATGAAGAACCAGGAGTTCCTGTTGCTCCCAGCGTGTGAAGTGGAGAAGCTTTTGGTTTCGGATGACATGAACGTTCCTGATGAAGAGACGGTGGTGTCGGCTCTATTAAGCTGGGTGCGCTATGACCCCGTCAACCGGCAATCACAGCTCTCCTCGCTGCTGGAACATATCCGTCTACCGCTGATCAAACCACAG TTTTTAGCAGACATGGAGGCTAACCCCTTGCTAAGGGACAGCGTGGAGTGCCAGCGGTTAGTGATGGAGGCCATGAAGTACCACCTGCTGCCCGAGCGCCGATCCCTGCTGCAGAGCCCCAGGACTCGACCCCGCAAAGCCACAGTAGGGACGCTTTTTGCCGTTGGGGGCATGGACGCCACCAAAG GAGCCACCAGTATGGAGCAGTACTGTGTCAGGAGGGATGCATGGCGGCAGGTGGGTGTGCTGAGCGGCCGGCGGTTGCAGTTCGGCGTAGCCGTCATCGATCAGCGGCTCTACGTGGTGGGCGGCCGTGACGGACTCAAGACCCTCAACACCGTGGAGTGTTACAACCCGCGCAGTAACAGCTGGAGCGTCATGCCTCCCATGGCTACACACCGCCACGGACTTG gtgtagcgGTATTAGAGGGACCCATGTATGCAGTAGGAGGACACGACGGCTGGAGTTATCTGAGCACAGTGGAGCGATGGGATCCTCAGGCTCGACAGTGGAGCTTTGTCGCTTCCATGGCGACGCCCCGCAGCACCGTGGGAGTCGCGGTCCTTAACGGGAA GCTGTTTGCTGTGGGAGGACGAGACGGCAGTTCCTGTTTGAAGTCGGTCGAATGTTTCGATCCTCACACTAACAAATGGAGCGCCTGCGCGCCCATGGCTAAGCGCAGAGGTGGAGTCGGCGTAGCCACCTGGAACGACTATCTGTACGCCATCGGTGGCCACGATGCCCCCGCCTCCAGCCTCGCCTCACGACTCTCCGACTGCGTTGAGAG GTACGACCCGAAGACAGACACGTGGACGGCCGTGGCTCCCGTGAGTGTGAGCAGGGACGCGGTGGGTGTGTGTTTACTCGGAGACCGTCTGTACGCCGTGGGTGGATACGACGGCCAGGTCTACCTGAACACAGTAGAGGCCTACGACCCCCAAACCAACGAGTGGACTCAG GTGGCGCCGTTGTGTTTGGGCCGAGCTGGAGCCTGCGTTGTGTCCGTCAAGCTGTGA
- the klhl5 gene encoding kelch-like protein 5 isoform X1, which translates to MSAPRKDFDVKQMLRIRWRWFGNAPCPPSASPPLEDLFGTTGDLQHHHHHHQQQQQQHAILGSSSATVSGACSNSSSSGSGPVSSCIPDNRKPVPSACPPPRSSSQQQCSSPARTPIRSPAHSRSASDVTREENAEPGAARHGKSNGNVVICASVGARGEDEQNNNTSAVIAESESSSCSRASNSSVTLSSCVSMEPCVPDELFQSHSHAEHTFQRMETYLRTRKLCDVVLVVGDRKIPAHRLVLSSVSDYFAAMFTSDVREAKQEEVKMEGVDPDALWVLVQYAYTGRMELREDTIEALLSAACLLQLSAVVQACCSYLMKQLHPSNCLGIRSFADAQGCQDLHKVAHNYTMEHFLGVMKNQEFLLLPACEVEKLLVSDDMNVPDEETVVSALLSWVRYDPVNRQSQLSSLLEHIRLPLIKPQFLADMEANPLLRDSVECQRLVMEAMKYHLLPERRSLLQSPRTRPRKATVGTLFAVGGMDATKGNKGGATSMEQYCVRRDAWRQVGVLSGRRLQFGVAVIDQRLYVVGGRDGLKTLNTVECYNPRSNSWSVMPPMATHRHGLGVAVLEGPMYAVGGHDGWSYLSTVERWDPQARQWSFVASMATPRSTVGVAVLNGKLFAVGGRDGSSCLKSVECFDPHTNKWSACAPMAKRRGGVGVATWNDYLYAIGGHDAPASSLASRLSDCVERYDPKTDTWTAVAPVSVSRDAVGVCLLGDRLYAVGGYDGQVYLNTVEAYDPQTNEWTQVAPLCLGRAGACVVSVKL; encoded by the exons ATGTCGGCCCCGAGGAAGGACTTCGATGTGAAGCAGATGTTGCGGATCCGGTGGCGCTGGTTCGGTAACGCGCCCTGCCCGCCTTCGGCTTCTCCACCTCTGGAAGATCTGTTCGGTACCACCGGAGACCTCCAgcaccatcatcaccaccaccagcagcagcagcagcagcatgcGATCCTGGGCTCGAGCTCCGCCACGGTGAGCGGCGCGTGCAGCAATAGCAGCAGCAGCGGCAGCGGACCCGTCTCCTCGTGCATCCCTGATAACAGAAAGCCGGTGCCCTCCGCGTGCCCTCCTCCACGCTCCTCGAGCCAGCAGCAGTGCTCGAGCCCCGCGCGCACACCGATCAGGTCTCCCGCACACTCGCGCTCCGCCTCGGACGTGACGCGCGAGGAGAACGCGGAGCCCGGCGCCGCGAGACACGGCAAGAGTAACGGGAACGTGGTCATATGCGCGAGCGTCGGAGCGCGCGGCGAGGACGAACAGAACAACAACACGAGCGCCGTTATCGCGGAGTCCGAGAGCAGCTCGTGCAGCAG ggcATCGAACAGCAGCGTGACTTTGTCCTCATGCGTGTCCATGGAGCCTTGTGTGCCTGATGAACTGTTCCAGTCGCACAGTCACGCAGAACACACCTTCCAGCGCATGGAGACCTACCTCAGGACGCGCAAGCTGTGTGAcgtggtgttggtggtgggtGATCGCAAAATACCTGCACACAG GCTGGTCTTGTCCTCCGTGTCGGATTACTTCGCAGCCATGTTCACCAGCGATGTCCGCGAGGCCAAGCAAGAGGAGGTGAAAATGGAGGGAGTCGACCCAGATGCATTGTGGGTCCTGGTACAGTACGCATACACTG gaaggATGGAGTTGAGGGAGGACACGATCGAGGCTCTGCTGTCGGCCGCGTGTTTGCTGCAGCTCTCGGCCGTGGTTCAGGCCTGCTGTAGTTACCTGATGAAGCAGCTGCACCCTTCCAACTGCCTGGGTATCCGCTCATTCGCCGACGCTCAGGGCTGCCAGGACCTGCACAAAGTGGCTCACAACTACACCATG GAGCATTTTCTGGGTGTGATGAAGAACCAGGAGTTCCTGTTGCTCCCAGCGTGTGAAGTGGAGAAGCTTTTGGTTTCGGATGACATGAACGTTCCTGATGAAGAGACGGTGGTGTCGGCTCTATTAAGCTGGGTGCGCTATGACCCCGTCAACCGGCAATCACAGCTCTCCTCGCTGCTGGAACATATCCGTCTACCGCTGATCAAACCACAG TTTTTAGCAGACATGGAGGCTAACCCCTTGCTAAGGGACAGCGTGGAGTGCCAGCGGTTAGTGATGGAGGCCATGAAGTACCACCTGCTGCCCGAGCGCCGATCCCTGCTGCAGAGCCCCAGGACTCGACCCCGCAAAGCCACAGTAGGGACGCTTTTTGCCGTTGGGGGCATGGACGCCACCAAAGGTAATAAAGGAG GAGCCACCAGTATGGAGCAGTACTGTGTCAGGAGGGATGCATGGCGGCAGGTGGGTGTGCTGAGCGGCCGGCGGTTGCAGTTCGGCGTAGCCGTCATCGATCAGCGGCTCTACGTGGTGGGCGGCCGTGACGGACTCAAGACCCTCAACACCGTGGAGTGTTACAACCCGCGCAGTAACAGCTGGAGCGTCATGCCTCCCATGGCTACACACCGCCACGGACTTG gtgtagcgGTATTAGAGGGACCCATGTATGCAGTAGGAGGACACGACGGCTGGAGTTATCTGAGCACAGTGGAGCGATGGGATCCTCAGGCTCGACAGTGGAGCTTTGTCGCTTCCATGGCGACGCCCCGCAGCACCGTGGGAGTCGCGGTCCTTAACGGGAA GCTGTTTGCTGTGGGAGGACGAGACGGCAGTTCCTGTTTGAAGTCGGTCGAATGTTTCGATCCTCACACTAACAAATGGAGCGCCTGCGCGCCCATGGCTAAGCGCAGAGGTGGAGTCGGCGTAGCCACCTGGAACGACTATCTGTACGCCATCGGTGGCCACGATGCCCCCGCCTCCAGCCTCGCCTCACGACTCTCCGACTGCGTTGAGAG GTACGACCCGAAGACAGACACGTGGACGGCCGTGGCTCCCGTGAGTGTGAGCAGGGACGCGGTGGGTGTGTGTTTACTCGGAGACCGTCTGTACGCCGTGGGTGGATACGACGGCCAGGTCTACCTGAACACAGTAGAGGCCTACGACCCCCAAACCAACGAGTGGACTCAG GTGGCGCCGTTGTGTTTGGGCCGAGCTGGAGCCTGCGTTGTGTCCGTCAAGCTGTGA